A single genomic interval of Lathyrus oleraceus cultivar Zhongwan6 chromosome 7, CAAS_Psat_ZW6_1.0, whole genome shotgun sequence harbors:
- the LOC127107705 gene encoding uncharacterized protein LOC127107705 isoform X2 → MCGIALTVSGIHINISSFDSTRSHSHTDNLQFSVDDLKAALRRRGPDSLGVKKVTLQHCENQISSFVEQDETLLCSANNDGNGELHFIGSTLQLRGTVPLVQPLVDASRNILVFNGEIFGGLELARDCNDGEFLMQTLGNCCSCGSCVTGYCVKCGKSSVTDVLSTIKGPWAIVYWQDSSRTLWFGRDAFGRRSLLVHWPTEEDSAFLLSSVSPVSPAQQASENEAHNGMEYISYWEELPCGIYSMHVDASNSNAFLVGEVQIHEYTNSILKELIKWERISVEPSSENLQTSHHKLSRRQHDVHSASLETVPCEAGSTQTAIPMRVHMLLNVLKESVKRRTSLYTIYQEVISGIRQEKFVPVAILFSGGLDSMILAALLDQCLDPSYEIDLLTVSFDGELAPDRKSAKAGLKELKRVAPSRRWRLVEIDADLSDLVFETSHVMSLINPANTYMMIMMPLMHGLSTSPMQGFFLLVLVLMNSVLVMGDIEQVLDGEGIITMYALISWLGLHEEMKLDMQRIWKRNLGRDDRCIADNGKEARFPFLDEDVIRVLLDFPLWEVANLDQPSGTGDKKILREVAELLGLYEAAVLPKRAIQFGSRIARESNRKNFGSNRAANQASAGSVKICRKSNFN, encoded by the exons ATGTGTGGAATCGCTTTGACCGTCTCAGGCATTCATATCAACATCTCATCTTTCGATTCAACTCGCTCACATAGCCACACCGATAAT TTGCAGTTTTCTGTAGATGACCTGAAAGCAGCTCTGCGGAGAAGAGGTCCTGATAGCTTGGGTGTGAAGAAAGTTACTCTGCAACACTGTGAAAACCAAATCTCATCCTTTGTAGAACAGGATGAAACGTTATTATGTTCTGCAAATAATGACGGTAATGGAGAACTTCATTTCATCGGTTCAACTTTGCAGCTTAGAGGAACTGTTCCGCTTGTTCAGCCTTTAGTGGATGCTTCTAGAAACATTCTTGTGTTTAACG GTGAGATTTTTGGAGGACTTGAACTTGCTAGGGATTGCAACGATGGTGAATTTCTTATGCAGACTCTTGGAAATTGTTGCTCCTGTGGTTCTTGTGTGACTGGTTACTGTGTTAAATGTGGGAAAAGTTCTGTTACAGATGTTCTTTCTACGATTAAGGGACCATGGGCGATCGTCTATTGGCAG GATAGTTCAAGGACACTTTGGTTTGGGCGAGATGCGTTTGGTAGGAGGAGCCTCCTTGTTCACTGGCCTACAGAAGAGGATTCGGCTTTTCTTCTTTCTTCCGTATCACCAGTTTCTCCAGCTCAGCAAGCCTCTG AAAATGAAGCTCATAATGGAATGGAGTATATTAGTTATTGGGAAGAGCTACCATGTGGAATATATAGTATGCATGTGGATgcttcaaattcaaatgcattTCTAGTTGGCGAAGTCCAGATACATGAATATACAAACTCAATATTAAAGGAACTTATCAAGTGGGAGAGAATTTCCGTCGAACCAAGCTCTGAAAACCTGCAGACATCTCATCATAAGCTTTCTAGGAGGCAACATGATGTGCATTCAGCTTCTTTAGAGACAGTTCCATGCGAAGCAG GCTCAACTCAAACTGCGATTCCAATGCGAGTTCATATGTTACTAAATGTTTTAAAGGAATCTGTAAAACGGCGTACGTCACTGTATACTATCTATCAG GAAGTGATATCTGGTATCAGACAAGAGAAGTTTGTTCCTGTTGCAATTCTTTTTTCTGGTGGGCTGGATTCTATGATACTTGCCGCATTATTGGATCAATGCTTGGATCCCAGTT ATGAAATTGATCTACTGACTGTAAGCTTTGATGGTGAGTTAGCTCCGGATAGAAAATCTGCCAAGGCAGGGTTGAAAGAGCTAAAGAGAGTTGCACCTTCCAGAAG GTGGAGACTCGTGGAGATTGATGCTGACTTGTCAGACTTGGTATTTGAAACTAGCCATGTAATGTCACTCATAAATCCTGCCAACACCTACATG ATGATAATGATGCCACTCATGCACGGATTAAGTACAAGTCCAATGCAAGGATTCTTCTTGTTGGTTCTGGTGCTGATGAACAGTGTGCTGGTTATGGGAGACATAGAACAAGTTTTAGACGGGGAAGGTATTATTACTATG TATGCCTTAATTAGTTGGCTGGGGCTACACGAGGAAATGAAACTCGATATGCAAAGAATTTGGAAAAGGAATTTAGGAAGAGATGATAGATGTATTGCCGATAACGGAAAGGAG GCTAGGTTCCCATTCTTGGATGAGGATGTTATAAGGGTTTTACTCGACTTCCCGTTGTGGGAGGTCGCCAACCTTGATCAACCCAGTGGCACTGGTGATAAAAAGATTTTAAGAGAG GTTGCAGAATTGCTTGGCTTATATGAAGCAGCAGTTCTTCCCAAACGAGCAATCCAG TTTGGTTCTAGAATTGCGAGGGAATCAAATCGGAAGAATTTTGGAAGTAATCGAGCAGCAAATCAGGCGTCTGCAGGCAGTGTAAAGATTTGTAGGAAATCCAATTTTAATTGA
- the LOC127107705 gene encoding uncharacterized protein LOC127107705 isoform X3, whose translation MCGIALTVSGIHINISSFDSTRSHSHTDNLQFSVDDLKAALRRRGPDSLGVKKVTLQHCENQISSFVEQDETLLCSANNDGNGELHFIGSTLQLRGTVPLVQPLVDASRNILVFNGEIFGGLELARDCNDGEFLMQTLGNCCSCGSCVTGYCVKCGKSSVTDVLSTIKGPWAIVYWQDSSRTLWFGRDAFGRRSLLVHWPTEEDSAFLLSSVSPVSPAQQASENEAHNGMEYISYWEELPCGIYSMHVDASNSNAFLVGEVQIHEYTNSILKELIKWERISVEPSSENLQTSHHKLSRRQHDVHSASLETVPCEAGSTQTAIPMRVHMLLNVLKESVKRRTSLYTIYQEVISGIRQEKFVPVAILFSGGLDSMILAALLDQCLDPSYEIDLLTVSFDGELAPDRKSAKAGLKELKRVAPSRRWRLVEIDADLSDLVFETSHVMSLINPANTYMDLNIGIALWLASGGNGWVSDADDNDATHARIKYKSNARILLVGSGADEQCAGYGRHRTSFRRGRYYYYVCLN comes from the exons ATGTGTGGAATCGCTTTGACCGTCTCAGGCATTCATATCAACATCTCATCTTTCGATTCAACTCGCTCACATAGCCACACCGATAAT TTGCAGTTTTCTGTAGATGACCTGAAAGCAGCTCTGCGGAGAAGAGGTCCTGATAGCTTGGGTGTGAAGAAAGTTACTCTGCAACACTGTGAAAACCAAATCTCATCCTTTGTAGAACAGGATGAAACGTTATTATGTTCTGCAAATAATGACGGTAATGGAGAACTTCATTTCATCGGTTCAACTTTGCAGCTTAGAGGAACTGTTCCGCTTGTTCAGCCTTTAGTGGATGCTTCTAGAAACATTCTTGTGTTTAACG GTGAGATTTTTGGAGGACTTGAACTTGCTAGGGATTGCAACGATGGTGAATTTCTTATGCAGACTCTTGGAAATTGTTGCTCCTGTGGTTCTTGTGTGACTGGTTACTGTGTTAAATGTGGGAAAAGTTCTGTTACAGATGTTCTTTCTACGATTAAGGGACCATGGGCGATCGTCTATTGGCAG GATAGTTCAAGGACACTTTGGTTTGGGCGAGATGCGTTTGGTAGGAGGAGCCTCCTTGTTCACTGGCCTACAGAAGAGGATTCGGCTTTTCTTCTTTCTTCCGTATCACCAGTTTCTCCAGCTCAGCAAGCCTCTG AAAATGAAGCTCATAATGGAATGGAGTATATTAGTTATTGGGAAGAGCTACCATGTGGAATATATAGTATGCATGTGGATgcttcaaattcaaatgcattTCTAGTTGGCGAAGTCCAGATACATGAATATACAAACTCAATATTAAAGGAACTTATCAAGTGGGAGAGAATTTCCGTCGAACCAAGCTCTGAAAACCTGCAGACATCTCATCATAAGCTTTCTAGGAGGCAACATGATGTGCATTCAGCTTCTTTAGAGACAGTTCCATGCGAAGCAG GCTCAACTCAAACTGCGATTCCAATGCGAGTTCATATGTTACTAAATGTTTTAAAGGAATCTGTAAAACGGCGTACGTCACTGTATACTATCTATCAG GAAGTGATATCTGGTATCAGACAAGAGAAGTTTGTTCCTGTTGCAATTCTTTTTTCTGGTGGGCTGGATTCTATGATACTTGCCGCATTATTGGATCAATGCTTGGATCCCAGTT ATGAAATTGATCTACTGACTGTAAGCTTTGATGGTGAGTTAGCTCCGGATAGAAAATCTGCCAAGGCAGGGTTGAAAGAGCTAAAGAGAGTTGCACCTTCCAGAAG GTGGAGACTCGTGGAGATTGATGCTGACTTGTCAGACTTGGTATTTGAAACTAGCCATGTAATGTCACTCATAAATCCTGCCAACACCTACATG GACCTTAATATTGGAATAGCTTTATGGCTTGCTTCTGGTGGTAATGGATGGGTGTCTGATGCAGATGATAATGATGCCACTCATGCACGGATTAAGTACAAGTCCAATGCAAGGATTCTTCTTGTTGGTTCTGGTGCTGATGAACAGTGTGCTGGTTATGGGAGACATAGAACAAGTTTTAGACGGGGAAGGTATTATTACTATG TATGCCTTAATTAG
- the LOC127107705 gene encoding uncharacterized protein LOC127107705 isoform X1: MCGIALTVSGIHINISSFDSTRSHSHTDNLQFSVDDLKAALRRRGPDSLGVKKVTLQHCENQISSFVEQDETLLCSANNDGNGELHFIGSTLQLRGTVPLVQPLVDASRNILVFNGEIFGGLELARDCNDGEFLMQTLGNCCSCGSCVTGYCVKCGKSSVTDVLSTIKGPWAIVYWQDSSRTLWFGRDAFGRRSLLVHWPTEEDSAFLLSSVSPVSPAQQASENEAHNGMEYISYWEELPCGIYSMHVDASNSNAFLVGEVQIHEYTNSILKELIKWERISVEPSSENLQTSHHKLSRRQHDVHSASLETVPCEAGSTQTAIPMRVHMLLNVLKESVKRRTSLYTIYQEVISGIRQEKFVPVAILFSGGLDSMILAALLDQCLDPSYEIDLLTVSFDGELAPDRKSAKAGLKELKRVAPSRRWRLVEIDADLSDLVFETSHVMSLINPANTYMDLNIGIALWLASGGNGWVSDADDNDATHARIKYKSNARILLVGSGADEQCAGYGRHRTSFRRGSWLGLHEEMKLDMQRIWKRNLGRDDRCIADNGKEARFPFLDEDVIRVLLDFPLWEVANLDQPSGTGDKKILREVAELLGLYEAAVLPKRAIQFGSRIARESNRKNFGSNRAANQASAGSVKICRKSNFN; encoded by the exons ATGTGTGGAATCGCTTTGACCGTCTCAGGCATTCATATCAACATCTCATCTTTCGATTCAACTCGCTCACATAGCCACACCGATAAT TTGCAGTTTTCTGTAGATGACCTGAAAGCAGCTCTGCGGAGAAGAGGTCCTGATAGCTTGGGTGTGAAGAAAGTTACTCTGCAACACTGTGAAAACCAAATCTCATCCTTTGTAGAACAGGATGAAACGTTATTATGTTCTGCAAATAATGACGGTAATGGAGAACTTCATTTCATCGGTTCAACTTTGCAGCTTAGAGGAACTGTTCCGCTTGTTCAGCCTTTAGTGGATGCTTCTAGAAACATTCTTGTGTTTAACG GTGAGATTTTTGGAGGACTTGAACTTGCTAGGGATTGCAACGATGGTGAATTTCTTATGCAGACTCTTGGAAATTGTTGCTCCTGTGGTTCTTGTGTGACTGGTTACTGTGTTAAATGTGGGAAAAGTTCTGTTACAGATGTTCTTTCTACGATTAAGGGACCATGGGCGATCGTCTATTGGCAG GATAGTTCAAGGACACTTTGGTTTGGGCGAGATGCGTTTGGTAGGAGGAGCCTCCTTGTTCACTGGCCTACAGAAGAGGATTCGGCTTTTCTTCTTTCTTCCGTATCACCAGTTTCTCCAGCTCAGCAAGCCTCTG AAAATGAAGCTCATAATGGAATGGAGTATATTAGTTATTGGGAAGAGCTACCATGTGGAATATATAGTATGCATGTGGATgcttcaaattcaaatgcattTCTAGTTGGCGAAGTCCAGATACATGAATATACAAACTCAATATTAAAGGAACTTATCAAGTGGGAGAGAATTTCCGTCGAACCAAGCTCTGAAAACCTGCAGACATCTCATCATAAGCTTTCTAGGAGGCAACATGATGTGCATTCAGCTTCTTTAGAGACAGTTCCATGCGAAGCAG GCTCAACTCAAACTGCGATTCCAATGCGAGTTCATATGTTACTAAATGTTTTAAAGGAATCTGTAAAACGGCGTACGTCACTGTATACTATCTATCAG GAAGTGATATCTGGTATCAGACAAGAGAAGTTTGTTCCTGTTGCAATTCTTTTTTCTGGTGGGCTGGATTCTATGATACTTGCCGCATTATTGGATCAATGCTTGGATCCCAGTT ATGAAATTGATCTACTGACTGTAAGCTTTGATGGTGAGTTAGCTCCGGATAGAAAATCTGCCAAGGCAGGGTTGAAAGAGCTAAAGAGAGTTGCACCTTCCAGAAG GTGGAGACTCGTGGAGATTGATGCTGACTTGTCAGACTTGGTATTTGAAACTAGCCATGTAATGTCACTCATAAATCCTGCCAACACCTACATG GACCTTAATATTGGAATAGCTTTATGGCTTGCTTCTGGTGGTAATGGATGGGTGTCTGATGCAGATGATAATGATGCCACTCATGCACGGATTAAGTACAAGTCCAATGCAAGGATTCTTCTTGTTGGTTCTGGTGCTGATGAACAGTGTGCTGGTTATGGGAGACATAGAACAAGTTTTAGACGGGGAAG TTGGCTGGGGCTACACGAGGAAATGAAACTCGATATGCAAAGAATTTGGAAAAGGAATTTAGGAAGAGATGATAGATGTATTGCCGATAACGGAAAGGAG GCTAGGTTCCCATTCTTGGATGAGGATGTTATAAGGGTTTTACTCGACTTCCCGTTGTGGGAGGTCGCCAACCTTGATCAACCCAGTGGCACTGGTGATAAAAAGATTTTAAGAGAG GTTGCAGAATTGCTTGGCTTATATGAAGCAGCAGTTCTTCCCAAACGAGCAATCCAG TTTGGTTCTAGAATTGCGAGGGAATCAAATCGGAAGAATTTTGGAAGTAATCGAGCAGCAAATCAGGCGTCTGCAGGCAGTGTAAAGATTTGTAGGAAATCCAATTTTAATTGA